Proteins from one Nicotiana tabacum cultivar K326 chromosome 23, ASM71507v2, whole genome shotgun sequence genomic window:
- the LOC107823966 gene encoding 5-amino-6-(5-phospho-D-ribitylamino)uracil phosphatase, chloroplastic-like has product MVESIGATSLLGCVPVLGGYCSKDMLSKRKPIDVCRLPCADFLGKKLVCGSNLERLRADCVRISSIRGQAMELTKEAYSYREEEKMPKDFRYRFDTDVDRKPGLWPPKNKADNPALHNPLLRQERMGCGWLAAIFEWEGVLTEDNPDLEKQAWLALSQEEGKSPPPGFILKRIEGMKNEQAISEVLCWSRDLVQVRRMASRKEEIYQALQGGIYSFRPGSQEFVNTLMHYKVPMALVSTRPRKYVENAIGTIGIEGIFSVIVAAEDVHRGKPDPEMFVYASQLLQYIPERCIVFGNSNQTVEAAHDAQMKCVAVASKHPVYELGAADLVVRHLDELSIIDLKNLAAVELSEFGSAEPELEMEEEDDPYPPSAVAVDDGFW; this is encoded by the coding sequence ATGGTTGAATCAATTGGTGCAACATCGCTTTTAGGGTGTGTGCCAGTATTGGGAGGTTATTGTAGCAAAGATATGTTGAGTAAACGGAAGCCAATCGATGTATGTCGGTTGCCTTGTGCTGATTTTCTTGGCAAAAAGCTTGTTTGTGGTTCTAATTTGGAAAGATTAAGAGCTGATTGTGTAAGGATTTCCTCAATAAGAGGCCAAGCAATGGAATTGACCAAAGAGGCATATTCATATAGAGAGGAAGAGAAAATGCCTAAGGATTTCAGGTATCGGTTCGACACTGATGTAGATAGAAAACCGGGATTATGGCCACCTAAGAATAAGGCTGATAATCCAGCTCTTCATAATCCATTGCTTAGACAAGAAAGGATGGGTTGTGGATGGTTAGCAGCTATATTTGAATGGGAAGGTGTATTAACTGAAGACAATCCAGATCTTGAGAAGCAGGCGTGGTTAGCTCTATCTCAAGAAGAAGGAAAATCACCTCCTCCAGGTttcattttgaaaagaattgaaggaatgaAGAATGAGCAAGCAATATCGGAAGTTTTGTGCTGGTCAAGAGATCTTGTTCAAGTGAGGAGAATGGCTTCTCGGAAGGAGGAGATTTATCAAGCTTTGCAAGGGGGAATTTATAGCTTCCGACCTGGATCACAGGAGTTTGTCAATACCCTGATGCACTACAAGGTGCCAATGGCTTTAGTGTCTACACGTCCGAGAAAATATGTCGAGAATGCAATTGGTACCATTGGCATTGAAGGGATTTTTAGTGTTATTGTAGCTGCAGAGGATGTTCATAGAGGGAAGCCTGATCCAGAGATGTTTGTCTATGCATCGCAGCTTCTACAATACATACCGGAGAGGTGTATAGTGTTTGGGAACTCAAATCAAACTGTGGAGGCTGCACATGATGCTCAGATGAAGTGTGTTGCTGTTGCCAGCAAACATCCGGTGTACGAGCTTGGTGCTGCTGACTTGGTTGTTAGGCACCTTGACGAGCTCTCGATTATTGACCTAAAGAACCTTGCTGCTGTTGAGTTGTCTGAATTTGGATCTGCCGAACCAGAGTTGGAAATGGAGGAAGAGGATGATCCTTATCCTCCATCCGCTGTGGCCGTTGATGATGGTTTCTGGTAA